A stretch of Brassica napus cultivar Da-Ae chromosome C6, Da-Ae, whole genome shotgun sequence DNA encodes these proteins:
- the LOC125588289 gene encoding uncharacterized mitochondrial protein AtMg00310-like has protein sequence MVILKSALAATPSHSMMCFKLPKSLTKRIQSAQTRFWWDANPEKKKMCWISWDKLAKPKTEGGLGFRNIETFNDALLAKQGWRILKKPDCLLSKVLLGKYCKYESFMQVKAASSCSHGWRSILCGRDLLVDNTIKTIGNGQDTSVWYDAWYSTEKRLQPMGPP, from the coding sequence ATGGTGATCCTCAAATCAGCCCTAGCTGCGACACCCTCACACTCCATGATGTGCTTCAAACTGCCAAAGAGCTTAACCAAGAGGATCCAATCAGCGCAGACTCGCTTCTGGTGGGATGCAAAcccagaaaagaaaaagatgtgCTGGATCTCTTGGGACAAGCTagcaaaaccaaaaaccgaGGGCGGGCTAGGATTTCGCAATATCGAAACGTTCAATGACGCACTACTCGCCAAACAAGGGTGGCGCATCCTGAAGAAACCGGATTGTCTCCTCTCAAAAGTCTTACTCGGAAAATACTGCAAGTATGAATCGTTCATGCAGGTTAAAGCAGCGAGTTCATGTTCCCACGGTTGGAGAAGCATCCTGTGTGGTAGGGACTTACTGGTCGACAACACTATAAAGACTATAGGGAATGGCCAGGACACTAGTGTGTGGTACGATGCCTGGTATTCAACCGAGAAGAGACTGCAACCGATGGGCCCACCATAA